Part of the Augochlora pura isolate Apur16 chromosome 10, APUR_v2.2.1, whole genome shotgun sequence genome, atgagaCATAAACGTGAcataactttttctttaaaatatattctactttgAATCGGTGAGAGATGGCGAATCGTTTTGCGTTATAAGTGACGTGATGCCTCAATCAAGCACCATACAcgaagcaaataataaataaatagtattgcGTCCGAATATGTTATGCTATTAAATTAGCAAAAATTGAAgaatcgaatgaatttctGGAAACGGAATTACACCGATCTTGTGACGGGAAAGTCCGTTAGACTGATTCTGTTATTCTCTATTGTCCTAATGGGGGATGATCGTAAGACTCTCCTCGAGAGTCTCATTACGAATCAAGGGTTCCTTAATGGTTCCCATGAAATTTATTGGCCATTTAACGCCGAGGACGCGCCAAGAAACGCCGAAAGATTGACTCGAGTACGAATTTTCTCGTCAATCGTTTAGCTCCGCGATTCCGACGTTTTCCACTCGTCAGCTCGCAAATTATCCGATGGGGTTATGGTCACGGACGCGGACGATGCTTGGAACGTTTAATTGGAATGTTATTTCTACGTTTGAAACCGGGAACAGCTGCGAGCGTGTCGCGTGCTAGACAGGATGCGCtattttaggaaaataaaatttctagcGCGACGAAGTCGAACGCTCGGTAAGATCGTCCCTTGCGCCATGCTTACAACTGTATCGTATTTTCATTATCATCAAATTGGACACGTAGCACAGCCACGAATTTTAACAATGGCAGCTTCACCATACTTGCCTACGTACGCCCGACACCCTTTATACGTTCCCCTTGCGGGAACGCGACGTCTCCATGGTTACAACATTGAAACCCCGCTAGGGGATGACAAAATGGAGAGGCGCATTACTCGGTCTGACAAAGGCGAAGTAGAATCGAAGAACTTCTTCGGCTACGTACTTGTATTTGAAAAGTCGGCGACGTATACACAATCCGGATACAGAAAGGATGGCAAAGTTTGGCGCAAATGTACCCGGCcgatgattaaaattattcggacggctagaaaaaagaaacggctCTGATACTGGTGAATTAGCAAATGCCTTCGCGACTCCAACTTCTGGGAGAACTTTTTCTGGAGGAAATAATACTCACGGGATCTATAATGGCAATGGAATTGAAGATGCGCtgagaagaaatgaaatatatttctatcacGCGCTATTGAAAAGTTAGATCTGTTCGATTTAGttggaacatttttttattttctgaacaGCTTGAATTGCGATGATTGTATTATCTCAGcgtttgtttgtttaaatatatttttcgatattacTTATCGTTTATAGAGTGGaatataaatctgaaaaagaGATAACGTGAAGATGATTTACATAGTTACTTAAGTGATCACCATCGGTCACTTGTTGTATAATTATCACGATTTTCATTGCTGACTTGACGCATAAATAAGATCTACACTGTGTCTGGTCCAGCGCAAACATTTCGTAGAAGAACCAAAGTGTTTCTTTTAAAACTGAGAGTTTTAAAAAGCAAGCTACGCTTGGTAACGAGAACTCGTCTTACTTTTGAAGTCAAGGACCACTTGAATCAACcgcaacaatttataataataaatttctcattCGTATATGGATTACAtcaacgaatataatatttaatataattcagaGCAAGAACAATAAAAAGGCGGAACCATCAGAATACGAAATAAActggattttattaatcggTGTACCGAATTCAGATTCTTAAACTCTGATCTCTGACGATTCTATCAGCAAATCctcaaattattcgaatgaatctAGCGAGTCTGGTCCATCGAGGAATTGCAGCGGCAGAATGGAATAGGAAAAGCACGTATCTAGCGTTTCACGCTCGCATACATCAGTACTGTGACAAGTTATACAATAACGTCGTCGAAATTGTCCCACGACAGGAAGGGGCGAGATGAAGATCGCCTCGTGTCCCCACGATTCGCGTTAGGTGACGTTTAACAGTGCCCGCATTGACACTATCTGTCATCGGAGAGCCAGCAGCCCGTGGGTACCGAGATGAAAGGACATCTGACAATGTGCAACCTGGAAACGAACGAGTCCAAAGATCGTATCTTCGCGCTTCCTGGTACATGCCGGGCTCTGTCTGCTCGGACGTTGGACTTCATCGACTTCCGATGATTCCAATAAAACCGTTTGCCAATTCTTCGCACCGGGAAAGAACAGGAAACTGGATGGAAACAATGCCGCCGCCCTCTCCGGTAAACAAAGGGGGATCGCCGAGGAAAATGGCGACTCGATACACAAGCGTCTAATCCCGGATGAGACGACGGATGTGACGGCGGTGGGTGATGGAGGTGACGGTGGAAGCGGGAGGCGATGCAGACACATCTCTCGGATTACGTCTTAACAAGCTCCACGACGTTCATTTGTCTTATCCGCTCTCACTAATGCGACAGCAGCTgttgaaatgattaattcaCCACGAGGATGCTCCTACGCCTTGCACAGACGTACGCGGTCGTGTTCACGCGCTCACACCGACTTTCCATTATGGCCTCAGCTCCCGATTAATCAACTCCCTTATCGTTACTATAAATACCGtcgaatgtttaattaaacagcCACCCGGAATGACGTTCATTTCGCGCGAGTCCTCCGCGTACACCGTTTCTCGATCAATGGAGATAGATCCGTTTTCGAGAGTGTCGTAATTCTTACAGAATCACAATGAGCCCCAATTTTGTCGAGTGCTTTAACGATGAGCTGCACTGTTTAGCGATtacttgataaaaatataaaagttcaaTTATATGTGCAATGTTCacactgcagattttatatcaaatacaTAATCGTGGTAGcgtttaaagaatttacaaataatgttgtattattttcaactcattatatatatctatGCAGTTGCTGTATCTTGTAATTGGCataaacaattcttattttgcatacaatTTCACAGTCTAacctatttttatattttgtcttACATtcgttaaaagaaaagaattctaTTCTCCATTTGCAGATAATTTTGCTAAGTATGTTTTTGCATGACAATGTTGTAAAAGAAACTCTAATGACGTTACACATGAAAGTACAcaagaaacataatttttcgcACAGAACAATTTAGGGAAAAGTTTCTGAAGCAAAaggagtttaattaaatatgaaattaaaagaacttaTTTTTCGGTTCTCCAAAAATAGGTATTAATTCTTTGCGCTCCAAATTGGATCTCTGTTATTTCAGAACTTGTTTCAATATCATGTTATtcaatgtttttatatatagcTTTATTAACTTATCTAAAACAGTTGACAAATACTATAATTGTTTTCAAGCACTAAAATAAGTAACTACTTAGTAACTGTTAACGCAAAAGTCATCGACACTAATTTTTGAAGTAGATAAAGTAATACTCAGGCAATTggatattattgaataaaatatttaaaacgtaCATAAAACAACACATAAATAGGCTATCAATATGAGTGCACCTATTCCTCGCGAATATATTTCCACATTTTTGCTACACGTATTACAGAAATTCCACTATGtcacattaatataaaaattatagaagcAAATATAAGAAAGTAAACACAAGTATTTGACTATTCAATACGGCTCGCTATGCAgatgttttttaacaaaactaACGTTCGAAAACTGAGCGCAGTTTGCTTGCAATTTGTACAACAGCCAGAGGAAACGAAATCTTATAGCGATTTCGTACACATTGTCAAAACAGCGTCGTCGTTGAGTGCCAGATCTGATTCGATTAACTTTCGATTTCCATTAACCACCTGTCATCGACGGGCATAAGGAGCGGTAATTGTTACAGATCGATGACTAATCCGCTCCGGAATTGTTAGTATTCGCTGCGTAAGGGCGCTAACTGACTCGATTACGGGTACGGGGACTCGCGAGAACAAAGGACCACCAGTGCGACAATTGAACTTCATCGCGCTGATATAAAGTTACAGATGCGAAGGGAGAAAATGAGAGGCGAATATTAAGTCGGCGTACAAAATGGCCGTCGCGAAAAAATAGGGATgcgttcgttcgttcctcTCGCTTCTCTGTACATACAACATGTTGGCTCGCGGTGCTCGAGCAGCAAACCAGCACGCATGCGCTGACCAAACGGATCGAAAGCCCCGCCCGGAGACGGCCTTTGTTTAATTCACGGCACCTACGCCCACGACATGTGGCCAACAAACTACGAATTTGTCTCTCCGCGGGTTCCTAATCTTCGTGTAACGTTACTGTACGCTACAGATGCCAGAAATCGTACTACAAGGGGGAATCCGATGACGTAAAATGTTCCAACACAGTTAcgaatttcttctttcttttttttgtcatCGTGATTACTTATTAGATATCGAAAGAAGACGTTATGAATGCAAAAGTACGGAAACATTGATTTCATAAAAAGTGATAAAagattattgaaaatagaaattttaatttaaagaaaaaatgcaatacaaaaatatgaaattcattaaacaGTTCTAATGCTTTGTGttttaatatgatatacaAAAAGTATACCTGAAATATTGTTGTTTTTATATGCTTAGGagtataattgaaatgtaaGAGTATGAAgcataattttgatttattaaatagtgttcacatgtaaatataaaaatgcactagtcttaaaatattgattatctCAACTCATATATGTATTGTGAGATGAAACCGTACACCAGGTAGCGTGGCCGAGCGGTCTAAGGCGCTGGTTTAAGGCACCAGTCTCTTCGGGGGCGTGGGTTCGAATCCCACCGctgccattttttttttttaagttaatCTATgagcttttattatatttccttGATCACAATTATGTATATTGTGCTACTTGAaccaaaacattttttaaggaaaaattaaacaatgtaaCAGTGTAATTTAATGAAGCATTCACGAATACTAtttgttcataaaaatatagaatgtgAGAGCAGAAATCTTTGTTATCCACTAAGCCTTAGTAAGAATCGAGTATTCCGTATACCTCACTTGTATTACGgcaagttttattaaatttgaaaatgttctgCGTATTCTGAGTTATTGTATTACCTATTTTTGTCATAATCATAATTGTTAAGAAACTAGATTTACTAAAGGGcacagccgattaagatggtcaaaactgcccttagaggtttttcaatgagtcatacaccgttcgatatcTGACTAATAAGAActcatctgtgtaaaattttaaccctgtaacttgtccgtgaggatagttacagggtaaattagatttcgcggttttccggcatttttgtacctttagcggctttctaaaattttgaaaaaaatatagcttATTTTGAACATCAAGCCggatattatagaattttttcagatttttcagatgctagctgtgattatcaaaaatgaaaaatccccaaaaaatcggaaaattgaagatttctcgaaaactaaaatatataatattttgatattaattccCTAATAAGGTACtgtcacggctcgtgtactcaatttttctcagattttttgctcgcctgcaacattgtccaaaaaaatgaaaacccaatgtgtcgatgttttttgctgtcagaatgaagctactacttttctacATTCAGCtaacgtaacaattttaatttcgaaactcTGTTAACGTGAAGACTCAAAAATTGGAAACGCTACTAACGTGAAAATCTCGTGTTTGAAAGTCTACTATTACGTGAAAGCCTTGGGTTCGAGTCTTGGCTAACTTGGACAAACTGATTTCGAACTCTGTTAACATGGAAGTTCAGGGTTTGAAACCTCGCTATCGTGAAAGCTCTTGGTTCGAAGCTCGACTATCTTGAAAATCCTGGGTTTGAAACTCGGCTAACTTTGAAACATCAGTGTACTCGGTACTAGgagctattttcattttcttggTCCCACTACTTAAATATACCAATCAGCtagtaaattatgtaaatctGTAGaagagataatttattttaattttacactgttacaaattttcgaaaaattcataccgttttttaagaaacaatCTTCTATTCTACACCGTTatcaagaattataaaatagttgatCTTTccacaaataataatttgcacgattttatagtaattcaACCACAGCCTATTTAAATCGGACTTCACGGGCCGATTTTGGCCTCCTGGCTTTCCGATCGTTTTCGGTGCTCCCGAAGGGTCAGGTTAACAAACGACTAGTGCAAtctaaagaggagactttgctctacAAATCACGCgaagtttcattattatacGGTTTTTCATAACAGAGTTACGATAGttcaaagtttaacaatatttcgagtcCAAGAGGCATCGCTTCACccacgattttcaatttttttcaatatctttcaGATGgacagtaaaaatcagttagtACATGTTAAAGTGGAGACTTTACCCTTTTAAACCTGCTAAGCCCcattgttttaccatttttggaaaaaaagatagagcttcttgaaaatgaatatagaaattatagacTATTTACATCGGACTTCACGGGCAGCTTTTGGCCTCCTGGCTTTCCGAACATTTTCGGTGCTCCCGAAGGGTCAAGTTAACAAACGACTAGGGTAAGTTAGCCGAGTTTCAAACCCAGGATTTTCAAGATAGTCGAGCTTCGAACCAAGAGCTTTCACGATAGCGAGGTTTCAAACCCTGAACTTCCATGTTAACAGAGTTCGAAATCAGTGTGTCCAAGTTAGCCAAGACTCGAACCCAAGGCTTTCACGTAATAGTAGACTTTCAAACACGAGATTTTCACGTTAGTAGCGTTTCCAATTTTGAGTCTCCACGTTAACAGAGTTTCGAAATTAAGATTGTTACGTTAGCTGAATTTCAAACCTAAGGTTTCCAGCTTAGCTGAGATTCGAACCTAGAGCTTTCACGTTAACAGAGTTCGAAATCGAGGTTTCCAAGTTAGCAAAGTTTCGAACCCAGACTTTTCAAGTTAGTAAAGTTTCGAATTCTGGACTTCCACGTTAGCAGAGATTAATTCGACTCATCTCTCACAAAATCTTACTGTGTAGTAATTGGGctactttcatattttctgtAGCCAAAAATCCTTCGAaacaattcttcaaatttattttacaatttagaaaaatgggAAAAATGAATTCTGCTGGAAGATTTTGGAACTTTCataattgctataatttattatttttctaaaagcaCTAAATACTTTTTTAGATGTTTGTAACAAAGCTTAACATATTGACAGTGTATAACATGTATTTGCAGACActaaacgtttatttttataatttctacttACAGATTTGCTATGAAGCAATTATAGAATATGCGAAAATTCGATCACTTTTTTCAAATGCATATCTTTTTAACATGTCCATCTCTTGTTCTCTTATATCCTCGAGAACAATTTTCAGGTAGCAATACTGAGTTTATCTCATGCGCTACACCCGCCTTATTCAAAATGTCGCTTTTTACAAACTTCGCATTATTTacctaaaaattgttatgattcgcaaaatattcaatatgatTCATTAatgcaattgaatttataagaaGAAACTCACCAGTATATTATCATTCGTCCGCATAACATTCACTGCGTTTTCCTTTGTTTTCACAGTATACTGAAGATTAGGTTCAAAACTTTCAGAAAGCATCATATTGTCCACAATATGATTCTTCACCACCTGAgaggtaataaatatattcatagtTGAACAAAGCTTTGAATGATGTAGCATAAAAAGCAGCATTTACAAATTTAGTTCTGACatatagataattaattaaattaaactactTTTTAAGTCTGAATTGTATTATCAAAACACGGTTATTCGTGAGCCGTTAACATCTTTTTACTTAAACAAGATAATCGTTTATATAAGTGATTGCATAGTACTCTTTCATCATACCTTTGTTAAGTAGTTATTATCCTCTAGCAACGTTCGAAGCTTAACGTTTCCCAGCCGTCTAAATGCATCGTCCGAAGGAATGAAATACGTACACGAAGAATTAGCACGGTggaagttattatatatatctgGTTGAACAGCTTTAATCCTTTCCAGTGCATCTAACCAAATGCTGTAATagttttaaatagtatttcttACTTACATAAATTCTTATACTAATAACTTTAAGCTAGCCATTTAAAAACTATGCAATATAACTTTACAAATTAGCAAAATTTTCGTTGTTTCCTTTCAGCAATCCGCGACACATAACATTGTCATTaagttaattaatcaatttttattcacggTATACCTAAAGTTGCCATCCTTCCTTAGGATATAGTCTAAAGATTCCTCTGCTGGATGCAACACGTGACTGATCACGTGTAAAATCCCATTGCTGCATCCTCTATCAGCTTTCAGAATGAGGGCGTTCTCTATACCATATGCTCCTCGATACACTTGAAATCGTAAAGGTATTCCTACCTCGATGGTTCTGGCCacctataataaattataatttaatgagcATGCTCTGTTAagcgttaaaattgttaataacttcgTGGGTAACTCGCTTGATTGCTGCTTATTTCATTGGTGAAGTACGTCCCTGTAACTATATGATTTAGCACAAAGTCTCGAGCACTCTTTTCATTGCTATGCAACGTCGCAAGTTGCTGCTCGGATAAGGCTACAAAGAAATTTTCGAATCAGTGAAAGCTGtcattaattgaaaatgaatacgTACCATAGCGCTAACCGATTGAGTTAATGAATACGTACCGTGGAAAGCTGTTTCGGAGGGAGCGAATATTGTGAAATGTTTCAAACTCTTCAAACTTTCTTCTAACCCAGCTGTTTTAATTATCGCTAGAAACGTGAACAGTCCTTCTTCCCTCGCCACGTCTAAGATCGTTTTTGCTACCAGTATCAAATACGAGGATAtcaagaaacattttttataaacagATAGCTCCAAACTTTATCGCAATAAAAGTGGTTTACCTCGGTCAGGAAGCAGTACACGATCTAGGATGTACAAGAGTCCATTTTGCCCATGATACATTTCGGTTTTCAAATTCGCTTGATTCACGATAGGCCCATGCGGGCTGCAGCCCAAAGTTAATTCTTGTTGTTGTAGAATCGTGGTCGCATGATACTCCGAAATTATGTTTGACACACATACAGGATGCGTAACAATATGGTGTGCAATCAACGCTGCGGAAATTACATGGTcgtcaaaattataaaataattttttttaatataaatttcataccATTCAATGTGTCAGGATTGCTCATCATGTAATTCAATTGTTGTTCAGGAATTTGTTGAAAGGCTTCATCCGTAGGCGCAAAGATTGTACACGGAACGTCGCTGTATCTGACTCTGTTGACCAATTCACTGTTCTCGAGTGctcttaaaaatattccaaatctTCCATCTTTCACAGCAAGATCAATTATGTCCGAATTTTCTGCTAAGGCAAGGTCTAGCAATCCGTCGATTACATGCACGACACCGTTCATAGCGAATTGATCTTTGCGAATGATTCTGTGACAATTTACTGTTTCCATCTGCGTAACAATTAGATTTGATAAATGCTTGATATtcgcattgtttaaattgaatgTAAAAGAAACTCACTCCGctggaaaatttattgattcttAAAACATTTCCCTGCAATCTCGATGGAACTAAAAGATTTGCCTGCCAATGATTCGATAATACACGTCTGTCTACTATGTGATTCGCGATCAGATTTATGTAGTTATTGCCGTCCAGTAACCACTCCGGCATAATTCCTTTTATCTTTAAGTACGtctaaaatattagaaataagtATTAACCaaaagaaatttgaataactGAAGTACTATGCTGTATCGAACTAACATCAAATGCTTCTTCGGAGGGAACGAAGATCGTGACAGGTGGACCGTTCCGTAATTTTTCTGCCAAATTCGATGTCTCGATTAATCTTGCGAATTTTGTCGATCCCACGCGTTTCGTAGTCTCAATAACATCGTATAATGGTTTCACTAGAAGTATAATGATGATGTGGTTAAAACAGCATAAATATAGATAGTGTATTCAAGCGTACAGCGTCGGATTTAGgcaaaaaaaattgatttcgttaCCTCCTGTGCATCCAGGTTGACCCGCGACTCTATAATATCCTGCACAACACTCATATCTGACGGATCTATAAAgcgaaagt contains:
- the LOC144476059 gene encoding periostin, whose product is MSDTIVIKILMLSAMCTSIYAVRRIPWWNINNTQRQGTNVCAVEVNDDINYTYYTERKEWNPREICGKPTSVRYECCAGYYRVAGQPGCTGVKPLYDVIETTKRVGSTKFARLIETSNLAEKLRNGPPVTIFVPSEEAFDTYLKIKGIMPEWLLDGNNYINLIANHIVDRRVLSNHWQANLLVPSRLQGNVLRINKFSSGMETVNCHRIIRKDQFAMNGVVHVIDGLLDLALAENSDIIDLAVKDGRFGIFLRALENSELVNRVRYSDVPCTIFAPTDEAFQQIPEQQLNYMMSNPDTLNALIAHHIVTHPVCVSNIISEYHATTILQQQELTLGCSPHGPIVNQANLKTEMYHGQNGLLYILDRVLLPDRAKTILDVAREEGLFTFLAIIKTAGLEESLKSLKHFTIFAPSETAFHALSEQQLATLHSNEKSARDFVLNHIVTGTYFTNEISSNQVARTIEVGIPLRFQVYRGAYGIENALILKADRGCSNGILHVISHVLHPAEESLDYILRKDGNFSIWLDALERIKAVQPDIYNNFHRANSSCTYFIPSDDAFRRLGNVKLRTLLEDNNYLTKVVKNHIVDNMMLSESFEPNLQYTVKTKENAVNVMRTNDNILVNNAKFVKSDILNKAGVAHEINSVLLPENCSRGYKRTRDGHVKKICI